A region from the Spirochaeta thermophila DSM 6192 genome encodes:
- a CDS encoding DUF3276 family protein produces the protein MGTRGELFSSKVFAGKRTYFFNVKENRYGELFLAIVESRKDELGEGFERDQVVVYREDLYRFLNGLREALKEIERLEQERSDDELGSFRL, from the coding sequence ATGGGGACAAGAGGAGAACTCTTTTCATCAAAGGTATTCGCAGGCAAGAGGACCTACTTCTTCAATGTGAAAGAGAACCGGTATGGAGAACTCTTCCTCGCAATCGTGGAGAGCAGAAAGGATGAGCTGGGGGAAGGGTTTGAGAGGGATCAGGTGGTGGTCTACAGGGAAGATCTCTACCGTTTCCTCAACGGCCTAAGGGAAGCGCTCAAGGAGATCGAGCGGCTCGAACAAGAAAGGTCCGACGATGAATTGGGCAGCTTCCGATTGTGA
- a CDS encoding ribonuclease HII, giving the protein MDTVCGIDEVGRGPLAGPVVAAAVVLTPGTSLPGLKDSKKLSPEERERLFPLILEAAAAVGVGWAWPHEVDRFNIHNATLKAMERAYEMLIQKLSPSLVPTEVVIDGRHAPPSITHARAVVKADSFVPEVMAASIVAKVFRDEWMKIYHRFLPEYTFSQHKGYPTRLHRERILTIGSCPIHRRTFLVRAARSP; this is encoded by the coding sequence ATGGATACGGTATGCGGCATCGACGAGGTAGGCAGAGGCCCTCTCGCCGGCCCGGTGGTGGCTGCAGCGGTGGTTCTCACGCCTGGAACCTCCCTGCCCGGGCTCAAGGACTCAAAAAAACTCTCCCCTGAAGAGAGGGAGCGTCTCTTTCCTCTCATACTGGAAGCGGCGGCAGCCGTCGGGGTGGGATGGGCGTGGCCGCACGAAGTCGATCGTTTCAACATCCACAACGCCACGCTCAAGGCGATGGAACGGGCCTACGAAATGTTGATACAGAAGCTATCGCCGTCCCTCGTTCCCACCGAAGTAGTGATAGACGGGAGGCACGCCCCCCCGTCCATCACGCATGCACGGGCGGTAGTAAAAGCAGACTCGTTCGTACCTGAGGTCATGGCCGCGTCGATCGTGGCCAAAGTGTTCCGGGACGAATGGATGAAGATCTATCATAGGTTTTTGCCGGAATACACCTTTTCACAGCACAAAGGTTACCCCACCCGGCTTCACAGGGAACGGATTCTCACAATCGGAAGCTGCCCAATTCATCGTCGGACCTTTCTTGTTCGAGCCGCTCGATCTCCTTGA